Proteins encoded in a region of the Streptomyces sp. NBC_00258 genome:
- a CDS encoding amidase family protein, translated as MSVPSFADGIGGLSVRLRSGQLTSVGLVEECLRRVEAEPEINAVVEIDADAALRSAADCDHRLRLSHAVPEPLCGIPVTVKRTFQVRGFAHGAHDVAAGAPHGVAAERDALAVARLRAAGAVVLGRSNAPARAADIDTWHQEHGRTAHPLDPERSPGGSSGGSAAAVAAGHTVFDIGSDVAGSARIPAHVCGVFAFRPTVGTMPTLGHVPGPVTEWDTPDMLAVCPLTRSAADLSLVWKTLWGSHGSGVRAAGPSTIAAVLSDGSAPVSDEVTAGLRAAVERLRADGYRIDEVELPVGLAENWLLCQQLLYAEDDTEVPADAEPAPKVGTDPVSIAWWCAGMSHHDWRRLDRVRAEYRLRWQRFFSRYSALLLPVMGTTALPLRDSRVPLLADHTTVGDTEVPLFSLSIWCAMASVGGLPAVSMPVTPAGSGLPVGLQVVAGQGRDAELLALVERLASVISPNPTTKAHM; from the coding sequence GTGAGCGTCCCATCCTTCGCCGACGGGATCGGCGGCCTGTCGGTACGGCTGCGCTCCGGGCAACTCACCAGTGTCGGACTCGTCGAGGAATGCCTGCGGCGCGTCGAGGCGGAGCCGGAGATCAACGCCGTGGTGGAGATCGACGCCGACGCCGCACTGCGCTCCGCGGCGGACTGCGACCACCGGTTACGCCTGAGCCACGCCGTCCCCGAGCCGCTGTGCGGGATTCCGGTGACGGTGAAGCGCACCTTCCAGGTCCGCGGATTCGCGCACGGCGCGCATGACGTGGCAGCGGGTGCTCCGCACGGTGTCGCCGCCGAGCGGGACGCCTTGGCCGTCGCCCGCCTGCGGGCAGCCGGTGCGGTCGTCCTTGGCCGCAGCAATGCGCCGGCCCGCGCGGCTGACATCGATACCTGGCATCAGGAACACGGCAGGACCGCACATCCCCTGGACCCCGAACGCAGTCCCGGCGGCTCTTCAGGGGGCTCGGCCGCGGCGGTGGCGGCGGGGCACACCGTGTTCGACATCGGCAGCGACGTGGCGGGCTCGGCCCGTATCCCCGCCCATGTCTGCGGAGTCTTCGCGTTCCGGCCGACCGTGGGGACCATGCCGACCCTCGGGCACGTCCCGGGCCCCGTCACTGAGTGGGACACGCCGGACATGCTCGCGGTCTGTCCCCTCACTCGCTCCGCCGCGGACCTGAGCCTGGTGTGGAAAACGTTGTGGGGCTCGCACGGATCCGGCGTCCGCGCAGCTGGCCCGTCCACGATCGCCGCCGTGCTGTCCGACGGATCGGCACCGGTGTCCGACGAGGTGACGGCCGGCCTGCGCGCCGCCGTGGAGCGACTGCGGGCCGACGGCTACCGGATCGACGAGGTCGAGCTGCCGGTCGGACTCGCGGAGAACTGGCTGCTGTGCCAGCAACTGCTGTACGCAGAGGACGACACGGAGGTTCCGGCAGACGCCGAGCCCGCTCCAAAGGTCGGTACGGATCCGGTCAGCATCGCATGGTGGTGCGCGGGCATGTCCCATCACGACTGGCGCCGGCTGGACCGCGTACGAGCCGAGTACCGGCTGCGCTGGCAGCGGTTCTTCTCGCGGTACTCGGCGCTGCTGCTTCCTGTGATGGGAACCACCGCTCTTCCGCTACGCGACAGCCGAGTGCCCCTGCTGGCGGATCACACGACGGTCGGGGACACGGAGGTGCCGTTGTTCTCCCTGTCCATCTGGTGCGCGATGGCCAGCGTCGGCGGACTCCCCGCCGTGTCGATGCCGGTGACCCCCGCGGGCTCCGGTCTTCCGGTCGGCCTGCAGGTGGTCGCCGGCCAGGGAAGGGACGCGGAACTGCTCGCCCTGGTGGAGCGGCTCGCCAGCGTGATCAGCCCCAACCCGACGACGAAGGCGCACATGTGA
- a CDS encoding phosphopantetheine-binding protein codes for MSEPVDASMDTTDIENVVVQIWQSLLGLDGIGPDDNFFLLGGRSLTAMRVVTQVRDQIGVPVKLADIFRAPELRSFAELLGKRIAEHEQVVPRDSK; via the coding sequence ATGAGCGAGCCGGTGGACGCGAGCATGGACACAACGGACATCGAGAACGTCGTGGTCCAGATCTGGCAGAGCCTCCTCGGTCTGGACGGGATCGGCCCCGACGACAACTTCTTCCTGCTCGGCGGGCGCTCGCTCACCGCGATGAGGGTCGTCACCCAGGTGCGCGACCAGATCGGCGTCCCGGTGAAGCTGGCCGACATCTTCCGTGCCCCGGAACTGCGTTCCTTCGCCGAACTGCTAGGCAAAAGGATCGCCGAACACGAACAGGTCGTGCCACGTGACTCGAAATGA
- a CDS encoding acyl-CoA dehydrogenase family protein, producing the protein MTVPQTEREVPLDEVLDKVCVELRKRSYELEVPGDFPTDVADLLSGSGLTGLCLPRWLGGRGGRLSDLVGAVERIAAVDAATAWCLFIMGTAPWLLCHARPELVAEVYADPGTRVGGALAPTGVIRREGDGYVLKGRWAFGSGVNACDWVAVHAVFAQQSVTRSAFVLVPASGITYREPWDGLGLASSGSGVFGVDELAVPVHRVVPSLGGPPVWQDPPFRMSFRATFGACSAILVGIATEMLDAFTALSRSKRPTFGRGLLADQEYVQILVAESWGALQSARALLHRTVGLLEDACADGVPHPRQQAELRIAMNTVRASCLRVVDQLHLAAGGGAALRASRFAHLLRDAHTASQHAMFGTEVTALAGSVLLGRDVPEGQL; encoded by the coding sequence ATGACCGTGCCACAGACTGAACGCGAGGTGCCGCTTGACGAGGTGCTCGACAAGGTGTGCGTCGAACTCCGGAAGCGGTCGTACGAACTGGAAGTGCCTGGAGACTTTCCTACCGACGTCGCGGACCTGTTGTCCGGGTCGGGGCTGACCGGCCTGTGCCTGCCCCGATGGCTGGGCGGTCGCGGCGGTCGGCTGTCCGACCTGGTTGGCGCGGTTGAGCGGATCGCCGCGGTGGACGCCGCGACCGCCTGGTGCCTGTTCATCATGGGAACAGCGCCCTGGCTGCTCTGCCACGCCCGTCCGGAACTGGTGGCTGAGGTGTACGCGGATCCGGGCACCCGGGTCGGAGGTGCCCTCGCGCCGACAGGAGTGATCAGACGCGAGGGCGACGGCTATGTGCTGAAAGGACGCTGGGCGTTCGGGAGCGGCGTCAACGCGTGTGACTGGGTGGCCGTACATGCGGTGTTCGCGCAGCAGTCCGTCACCCGCTCGGCCTTTGTGCTGGTGCCCGCGTCGGGAATCACCTACCGCGAGCCGTGGGACGGTCTGGGTCTGGCCTCGTCGGGCAGCGGTGTGTTCGGTGTCGATGAACTGGCCGTCCCCGTCCATCGCGTCGTCCCCAGCCTCGGCGGACCGCCGGTCTGGCAGGACCCGCCCTTCCGGATGTCCTTCCGTGCCACGTTCGGCGCGTGCTCCGCGATCCTCGTCGGCATCGCCACCGAGATGCTCGACGCGTTCACCGCGCTGTCAAGGAGCAAACGCCCCACGTTCGGCCGCGGCCTGCTCGCGGATCAGGAGTACGTACAGATCCTGGTCGCCGAATCCTGGGGCGCCCTCCAGTCGGCGCGGGCCCTGCTGCACCGGACGGTCGGCCTGCTGGAGGACGCGTGCGCCGACGGTGTTCCGCACCCCAGGCAGCAAGCGGAACTGCGGATCGCGATGAACACGGTACGTGCCTCGTGCCTGCGGGTCGTGGACCAGCTGCACCTGGCCGCGGGAGGCGGCGCGGCCCTGCGCGCATCGCGGTTCGCGCACCTGCTCCGTGATGCGCACACCGCCAGCCAGCACGCCATGTTCGGTACCGAGGTGACCGCGCTGGCGGGTTCGGTGCTGCTGGGCCGTGACGTACCGGAGGGACAGCTGTGA
- a CDS encoding non-ribosomal peptide synthetase, with translation MTDQHPVVLDRWLSVAERAHHAPACRDNDTTLSHRGVIDLAHRRARLLVSQGLEPEERVVVMLNSGADQAVWIASVMLAGGCAVPVGLHQPEQRLRTIVELARPARVITDSRTCHLAADRPGYDGADPGTEEAAVLPPSDADRAAYTCFTSGTTGRPKGVVVTHGVLAHTVGEMAAYLDLARSPRTHVLATSWSFDVAMMDLWLALTTGGTLFVPDRDDLLGPALIATVSQIEAPIVHGVPSLFGAFSDADFDKLPEATTVMLGGESVPASLLRNLCEHTDMHAVYGITETGVITTTHRVTPASTSDTIGRALPGVDCVVVDGSGVAVPDGEPGELHIGGPVVARGYLDDPDGTALRFVDDAAGIRRYRTGDLVRRRPDGTFTFHGRIDQQLKIRGHRLEPAEVEQTLLGLPGIRQAAVVARDNPAGERMVVAYVVGAGFETDDIKRELTTRMPDWMRPSVIELLPELPISVTGKVDRQALPEPHWPLGGNSGESDVRAGTETERTIGGMWQQLLGTRQVGADDNFLALGGHSLKAAQLSTALRDHLGVSIPVHEVLAAESLGKLAALVDTVGRAGHQESASPGSPPDGPSPVQRQLWLHQELAGTDGIYNIVVPVRMRGPLRTADLQRALHTVERRHPALLTSYVFDGEKLTAVPRPPAARPLTVRNTDLTDAVRRAGAQAIDVSVEPPWNYQLIPSGDRSHVLLLTFHHIAVDGVAIYRLLEEIAQHYSALADPVRNLVAPSSDAHPARAADQGATDEDHQVFWAAMMQGAPEPAQLPGQRSAEELADFTGWCLPVELTDADPAQLRRVGAARGVTLQALMLSAFLRAIAQQTGTGDVVVGVPISRRGVDVGLAEIGQYVSVLPVRFRLPVDLSATGCLDVVSRTMREAQRHCTTDPAVILEAARSERGRSTGDPFRVVFAWEDEQPAPVFAGLETSWNVEFNGWSESDLTLELSGHGPVVAGRAIGRRASSADADVEQLVRAMRKSVHDLMAEDVER, from the coding sequence ATGACCGATCAGCATCCCGTCGTACTGGACCGCTGGCTGAGCGTCGCCGAGCGGGCCCACCACGCACCGGCGTGCCGCGACAACGACACCACCCTCAGCCATCGTGGGGTGATCGACCTGGCGCACCGCCGCGCACGGCTCCTGGTCTCCCAGGGACTGGAGCCGGAGGAGCGCGTGGTCGTCATGCTGAACTCCGGTGCGGACCAGGCCGTGTGGATCGCGTCCGTCATGCTGGCTGGCGGCTGCGCGGTCCCGGTTGGGTTGCACCAGCCCGAGCAACGGTTGCGCACCATCGTCGAACTGGCCCGCCCGGCAAGGGTGATCACCGACTCCCGCACCTGTCACCTGGCGGCGGACCGCCCCGGCTACGACGGGGCGGATCCGGGCACGGAGGAGGCGGCCGTGCTGCCGCCGTCGGACGCCGACCGGGCCGCGTACACCTGCTTCACGTCGGGAACCACTGGCCGGCCCAAGGGCGTGGTGGTCACCCATGGAGTGCTGGCACACACCGTCGGAGAGATGGCTGCCTACCTGGACCTGGCCCGGAGCCCCCGCACCCATGTGCTCGCCACCTCCTGGTCGTTCGACGTGGCGATGATGGACCTGTGGCTCGCTCTGACGACCGGCGGGACGCTGTTCGTGCCGGACCGTGACGACCTCCTCGGCCCGGCGCTGATCGCGACGGTGTCGCAGATCGAGGCGCCCATTGTGCACGGCGTTCCCAGCCTGTTCGGCGCCTTCAGCGATGCCGACTTCGACAAGCTTCCCGAGGCCACGACCGTGATGCTGGGCGGGGAGTCGGTGCCCGCCTCCCTCCTGCGCAATCTGTGCGAACACACCGACATGCATGCGGTGTACGGCATCACCGAGACCGGCGTGATCACCACCACGCACCGGGTGACACCGGCCAGCACGTCCGACACCATCGGACGCGCGTTGCCCGGCGTCGACTGCGTTGTGGTGGACGGGAGCGGGGTCGCGGTCCCCGACGGTGAGCCCGGCGAACTGCACATCGGGGGACCGGTGGTCGCCCGCGGGTACCTCGACGACCCGGACGGCACGGCGTTGCGGTTCGTGGACGACGCGGCAGGCATCCGGCGGTACCGAACCGGAGATCTCGTACGCCGTCGGCCCGACGGGACGTTCACTTTCCACGGCCGCATCGATCAGCAGCTCAAGATCCGCGGTCATCGCCTGGAACCCGCCGAGGTCGAACAGACCCTGCTCGGTCTGCCGGGCATCCGCCAGGCCGCAGTGGTGGCCCGGGACAATCCGGCGGGGGAGCGGATGGTGGTCGCTTATGTCGTCGGCGCCGGCTTCGAGACGGACGACATCAAGCGGGAACTCACCACGAGAATGCCGGACTGGATGCGCCCTTCGGTCATCGAACTGCTTCCGGAACTGCCGATCAGCGTCACCGGGAAAGTGGACCGCCAGGCGTTGCCCGAACCCCACTGGCCGCTGGGCGGGAACAGCGGTGAATCGGACGTACGGGCGGGTACGGAGACAGAGCGCACTATCGGCGGCATGTGGCAGCAACTGCTCGGCACCCGCCAGGTCGGAGCGGACGACAACTTCCTCGCGCTCGGCGGACACTCCCTCAAGGCCGCGCAGCTGAGCACGGCTCTGCGTGACCACCTCGGGGTGTCCATTCCGGTGCACGAGGTGCTCGCGGCGGAGTCTTTGGGGAAACTGGCGGCACTGGTGGACACCGTCGGACGCGCTGGGCACCAGGAGTCTGCGTCACCCGGCTCTCCGCCGGACGGTCCGTCACCGGTGCAACGGCAGCTCTGGCTGCACCAGGAACTCGCGGGTACGGACGGTATCTACAACATCGTGGTCCCGGTCCGGATGCGGGGCCCCCTCCGGACGGCGGACCTGCAACGCGCTCTGCACACCGTCGAGCGTCGCCATCCCGCGCTCCTCACCTCGTACGTCTTCGACGGCGAAAAGCTCACAGCGGTGCCGCGGCCCCCGGCCGCCCGGCCGCTGACGGTTCGCAACACGGATCTGACCGACGCGGTCCGGCGGGCCGGTGCGCAGGCGATCGACGTGTCAGTGGAGCCGCCGTGGAACTACCAGCTGATCCCCTCGGGGGACCGTTCGCACGTTCTCCTCCTGACCTTCCATCACATCGCGGTGGACGGCGTTGCGATCTACCGTCTCCTGGAGGAGATCGCACAGCACTACTCGGCCCTGGCCGATCCCGTCCGCAACCTGGTCGCTCCGTCCTCGGACGCGCACCCTGCGCGGGCAGCCGACCAGGGCGCGACCGACGAGGACCACCAGGTCTTCTGGGCGGCCATGATGCAAGGGGCCCCGGAGCCTGCCCAGTTGCCGGGGCAGCGCAGCGCCGAGGAACTCGCGGACTTCACCGGCTGGTGCCTTCCCGTAGAACTGACGGACGCCGACCCGGCTCAGCTGCGCCGCGTGGGCGCCGCCCGGGGCGTCACACTCCAGGCACTGATGCTGTCGGCCTTCCTGCGCGCGATCGCCCAGCAGACGGGGACCGGCGACGTAGTCGTCGGAGTGCCGATATCCCGCCGTGGAGTGGACGTGGGTTTGGCGGAGATCGGGCAGTACGTCAGCGTCCTGCCCGTACGGTTCCGGCTGCCTGTCGATCTCTCGGCGACAGGCTGCCTGGATGTCGTCTCCCGGACGATGCGGGAGGCCCAGCGCCACTGCACCACCGACCCGGCGGTGATCCTGGAAGCCGCGCGTTCCGAGCGGGGCCGCTCGACCGGTGATCCGTTCCGGGTTGTGTTCGCCTGGGAGGACGAACAGCCCGCGCCCGTTTTCGCCGGACTGGAGACCTCCTGGAACGTGGAGTTCAACGGCTGGTCCGAGTCCGACCTGACTCTGGAGCTCTCCGGACACGGCCCCGTCGTCGCGGGCCGGGCGATCGGGCGGCGGGCGAGCAGCGCCGACGCCGATGTCGAACAGCTTGTGCGCGCGATGCGGAAGAGCGTGCACGACCTGATGGCCGAGGACGTGGAGCGATGA
- a CDS encoding MbtH family protein, producing the protein MTRNEPPAEAPEGPRNDQYRVVVNHEEQYSIWRADQDIPAGWTPVGEPDSQERCLAAVDDLWTDMRPLTLREASGG; encoded by the coding sequence GTGACTCGAAATGAGCCTCCCGCGGAAGCGCCCGAAGGGCCCCGGAACGACCAGTACAGGGTGGTCGTGAACCACGAGGAGCAGTACAGCATCTGGCGGGCCGACCAGGACATCCCCGCAGGGTGGACCCCCGTCGGTGAACCAGACAGCCAGGAGCGCTGTCTCGCCGCCGTCGACGATCTGTGGACCGATATGCGACCACTGACCCTTCGTGAAGCCTCCGGCGGCTGA
- a CDS encoding acyl-CoA dehydrogenase family protein: MTQYQETPRPKSIDLTREIWLARRRHAKALADGVDPAVVQDHHPAVDDEPDQRQVRDALDSAVLAVETGRDYLVRVARWLAGRTAFGRPLMDNAVLRQRLALAITAHRSADAVLDQLARDLDSAETDTAGIDTVCAIVVDCVAECVRKCEEVHAGAGVFDRGPDTVHRLQLRQRQKHGPESGRPWPGRLGRLNPLLADRLRAALVLSDPSSSVPPSGLVTAEARRLVSALEQTCPVDGTTLLDDLIMAEVLAELLTPGLAARVMTHRQVVRSYLTGPGAAPEATRLLPAARTGSALAAIAVTEPEVGSDLSSLKATIYETASGPVLEGIKTYVAGAADCDFAVMAARSKGGLVLVLVDTSRPEVRRTLLGGRAWRGVGFAELAVHSYSLSEQDLYRGPGADALFAGLARERMMLAAQQLAYARRWITDVPRQTRADLVRRLSAAQALLEGSLLRAGTDAVSLEDSSIAKFACCAVAADVAVARTAALAGQPGGRLGEDALEELLDDQASARACTFAGGSADINLALVEGSIVSMLASPRLEGRRPQ, encoded by the coding sequence GTGACCCAGTACCAGGAAACGCCCCGGCCGAAGTCGATCGACCTGACACGCGAGATATGGCTGGCCAGACGGCGCCACGCCAAGGCGCTCGCCGACGGCGTTGACCCCGCAGTTGTCCAGGACCACCACCCGGCAGTGGACGACGAGCCGGACCAGCGCCAAGTGCGGGACGCGTTGGATAGCGCGGTACTCGCGGTCGAGACGGGGCGCGACTACCTGGTCCGGGTTGCCCGGTGGCTGGCCGGCCGCACCGCGTTCGGACGTCCGCTGATGGACAACGCCGTCCTCCGGCAACGGCTGGCCCTGGCGATCACGGCACACCGGTCCGCCGACGCCGTACTGGATCAACTGGCACGCGACCTCGACAGCGCGGAAACCGACACCGCGGGAATCGACACCGTCTGCGCCATTGTGGTCGACTGCGTTGCCGAGTGCGTGCGCAAGTGCGAGGAGGTGCACGCCGGCGCGGGCGTCTTCGACCGCGGGCCGGACACCGTGCACCGGCTTCAGCTCCGTCAGCGGCAGAAGCACGGCCCCGAATCCGGTCGTCCCTGGCCGGGCCGCCTGGGCAGGCTGAATCCCTTGCTCGCAGACCGGCTCAGGGCAGCGCTGGTGTTGTCGGATCCCTCCTCTTCCGTCCCTCCCTCAGGTCTGGTGACGGCCGAAGCGCGGCGCCTGGTATCGGCGCTGGAACAGACGTGCCCCGTCGACGGGACCACACTGCTGGACGACCTGATCATGGCCGAGGTACTGGCCGAACTGCTCACGCCGGGCCTGGCTGCACGCGTCATGACACATCGGCAGGTGGTACGGAGCTATCTCACCGGTCCCGGGGCCGCACCCGAGGCCACGCGACTGCTCCCGGCGGCCCGCACTGGCAGCGCGCTGGCCGCGATCGCGGTGACCGAACCAGAAGTCGGCAGCGACCTCTCCAGCCTGAAGGCGACCATTTACGAGACAGCTTCCGGACCGGTGCTGGAGGGGATCAAGACCTATGTCGCGGGGGCCGCCGACTGCGATTTCGCCGTGATGGCGGCCAGGTCCAAGGGCGGCCTGGTCCTCGTGCTGGTGGATACCAGCCGTCCCGAAGTGCGCCGTACGCTGCTGGGCGGGCGAGCCTGGCGGGGCGTCGGATTCGCCGAGCTGGCGGTGCACTCCTACTCCCTTTCCGAGCAGGACTTGTACCGGGGACCTGGCGCCGATGCCCTTTTCGCCGGGCTCGCGCGTGAACGGATGATGCTCGCGGCGCAGCAACTCGCCTATGCACGCCGATGGATCACGGACGTTCCGCGGCAGACGCGCGCCGACCTCGTCCGACGGCTGTCCGCGGCGCAGGCGCTGCTCGAAGGGTCCCTGCTGCGCGCCGGTACGGATGCCGTGTCCCTGGAGGACAGCAGCATCGCGAAATTCGCCTGCTGCGCGGTCGCCGCGGACGTGGCCGTGGCCAGGACCGCGGCCCTTGCTGGCCAGCCCGGTGGCCGACTTGGTGAGGACGCGCTCGAGGAACTTCTCGATGACCAGGCCAGCGCCAGGGCCTGCACGTTCGCGGGCGGAAGCGCGGACATCAATCTGGCCCTTGTGGAGGGAAGCATCGTTTCCATGCTCGCCTCCCCGAGGCTCGAAGGCAGGAGGCCTCAATGA